A region from the Campylobacter subantarcticus LMG 24377 genome encodes:
- the mgtE gene encoding magnesium transporter: protein MINDFLEAQELLKNISKDQSTHKTNEALKTIKRYDEELYLQTLKSFDTQTLANVATITPEHILEDILEHLSIIKIAKAVEELESDDATDLIKRFEELNPQKTLAILNRLSSENKEEILRLKNYDENTAGAYMQTEIFTASIDESIEKAIKRYRILKHSGRVDQIFQVYIIDGYGKLCNAINLSDLLLWDFKLSFADIIKNNDEKYKSYSIKDHEDIQKAIDLVEDYDLSVLAVVNDNGVLLGRITYDDIHDLIQENATEQIYNLAGVDEDAEEESAFKAAKARAFWLMINLTTSLISANIISLFSGEIEQLVALAVLMPIVASMGGNTGSQALAVTVRKLSLNEVEFKDAKKVILRESGISLLNGLVFASIMSIIAFVWFKTALLGLVIALSMLINLALAGFVGSFVPLTLKKFKIDPAVGSSVVITAITDGLGFFSFLLLAKMILL from the coding sequence ATGATAAATGATTTTTTAGAAGCGCAAGAACTTTTAAAAAATATTTCTAAAGATCAAAGTACCCATAAAACCAATGAAGCTCTAAAGACTATCAAAAGATATGATGAAGAACTTTATCTTCAAACCCTTAAATCTTTTGACACCCAAACACTTGCAAATGTAGCTACTATAACGCCTGAACATATATTAGAGGATATTTTAGAACACTTAAGCATTATAAAGATTGCTAAGGCAGTTGAAGAACTTGAAAGTGATGATGCGACTGACTTAATTAAGCGTTTTGAAGAGCTAAATCCACAAAAAACTTTAGCTATTTTAAACCGCTTAAGCTCTGAAAATAAGGAAGAAATTCTACGTCTTAAAAATTACGATGAAAATACCGCAGGTGCTTATATGCAAACAGAAATTTTTACCGCTTCTATTGATGAAAGTATAGAAAAAGCGATAAAAAGATATAGAATTTTAAAGCACTCAGGCCGGGTAGATCAAATTTTTCAAGTTTACATCATAGATGGCTATGGAAAACTTTGCAATGCAATCAACTTAAGCGATCTTTTACTTTGGGATTTTAAACTAAGTTTTGCAGATATCATTAAAAATAATGACGAAAAGTACAAAAGCTACAGTATTAAAGATCATGAAGATATACAAAAAGCTATTGATTTGGTAGAAGATTATGATTTGAGTGTTTTAGCGGTTGTAAATGATAATGGAGTGCTTTTAGGTAGAATTACCTATGATGATATCCATGATTTGATCCAAGAAAATGCAACAGAACAAATTTACAATCTAGCTGGAGTTGATGAAGATGCTGAAGAAGAAAGCGCTTTTAAAGCAGCCAAAGCAAGAGCATTTTGGCTAATGATTAATCTTACTACCTCATTAATCTCAGCTAATATTATTAGTCTTTTTTCAGGTGAAATAGAACAGCTTGTAGCCCTAGCAGTACTTATGCCTATCGTAGCTTCTATGGGAGGTAACACAGGCTCGCAAGCTTTAGCAGTAACCGTTAGAAAACTCTCACTCAATGAAGTAGAATTTAAAGACGCTAAAAAAGTCATCTTAAGAGAAAGCGGAATTTCTCTGCTAAATGGTTTAGTATTTGCAAGTATTATGAGTATCATAGCTTTTGTATGGTTTAAAACTGCTCTTTTAGGACTTGTGATAGCTTTATCTATGTTAATTAATCTTGCTTTAGCTGGTTTTGTAGGATCTTTTGTACCATTAACATTGAAAAAATTTAAAATCGATCCTGCAGTAGGTTCAAGTGTAGTGATCACAGCTATCACAGATGGATTAGGATTTTTTAGCTTTTTGCTTTTGGCAAAAATGATTTTATTATAA
- a CDS encoding DedA family protein, protein MQEMIDNLSTYGYLILFFYSFGGGMVAILAAGVLCASSTKLDLHLCIFLAFLANTIGSTLLFILGKYYKKDIMPYFKNHRRKIALAMMKIKKYGDLLLVVQKFIYGVKTIIPIAAGLCKFSLLRFVIINTLASLIWAVVLGYAGFIFGNTLKEAFEVFANYPYIAPAFIITLIFIIWLYLSRFSKKK, encoded by the coding sequence ATGCAAGAAATGATAGATAATCTAAGCACTTATGGCTATTTGATTTTATTTTTTTATTCTTTTGGTGGTGGTATGGTTGCTATACTTGCTGCAGGAGTGCTTTGTGCAAGTTCTACTAAGCTTGATTTACATTTGTGTATATTTTTAGCCTTTTTGGCTAATACCATAGGCTCAACTTTATTATTTATCCTAGGAAAATACTACAAAAAAGACATAATGCCTTATTTTAAAAATCATAGAAGAAAAATTGCTCTTGCTATGATGAAAATCAAAAAATACGGTGATTTGCTTTTAGTGGTGCAGAAATTTATTTACGGAGTAAAAACTATCATTCCTATAGCAGCAGGTCTTTGCAAATTTAGCCTTTTAAGATTTGTTATTATTAATACCTTAGCTAGTTTGATTTGGGCTGTTGTTTTAGGTTATGCTGGTTTTATTTTTGGGAATACCCTAAAAGAAGCCTTTGAGGTATTTGCCAACTATCCCTACATAGCTCCTGCTTTTATAATCACTTTAATTTTTATTATATGGTTATATCTATCACGTTTTTCTAAGAAAAAATGA
- a CDS encoding ComEC/Rec2 family competence protein, with protein sequence MTLKISIKETYRDFFILLLCFFTIFSLNLIYEYKKYQNFKLTKHLLLKDNIVLSSYEKTNKKDKKYQVLKLKNSDFVFYTTSFKYLNLNKNDVVNLRIITKNISFKDYLSKSFYAPSYDFNKTKTQKENILIKYFLNQHQNEKIKEFYGALFFAKNISSELRNDVNFYNIAHLIAISGYHLGLLFSFCFLIFAPLYAFFHKRYFPYRSLKLDVSIFAFLLLLLYIFLIDFSPSYTRALLMSLFAFYLFSKNIKILSFKFLFLSIVFCIGIFPKLLFSVGFLFSILGVFYIYLYLHHFKDQFSNFTHIFLLNIWTFLAMITPVLYFFPLLSFQQFLAIPLSLAFIIFYPLVLILHIFSYGNLLDLYLMHFFEFKMHAINLSIPFVFYFIYLILSLIAIFNKYLALFIVSLGFIPFVFLI encoded by the coding sequence ATGACTTTAAAAATCTCTATAAAAGAAACTTATAGAGATTTTTTTATTTTATTATTATGCTTTTTTACTATTTTTAGTTTAAATCTTATCTATGAGTATAAAAAATATCAAAATTTTAAACTTACTAAGCATTTATTGCTAAAAGACAATATCGTTTTATCTTCTTATGAAAAAACTAATAAAAAAGATAAAAAATATCAAGTTTTAAAACTTAAAAATTCTGATTTTGTTTTTTACACTACTAGTTTTAAATATCTAAATTTAAACAAAAATGATGTAGTAAATCTTAGAATTATTACTAAAAATATTAGCTTTAAAGATTATCTTAGTAAAAGTTTTTATGCGCCAAGTTATGACTTTAATAAAACCAAAACACAAAAAGAAAATATCTTAATAAAGTATTTTTTAAATCAACATCAAAACGAAAAAATCAAAGAGTTTTATGGGGCTTTATTTTTTGCCAAAAATATATCAAGCGAACTTAGAAATGATGTGAATTTTTACAATATTGCACATTTAATCGCTATTAGTGGGTATCATTTGGGCTTGTTATTTAGCTTTTGCTTTTTGATTTTTGCTCCTTTGTATGCTTTTTTTCACAAACGATATTTTCCTTATAGAAGTTTAAAACTTGATGTTAGTATTTTTGCTTTTTTGCTTTTGCTTTTATATATATTTTTAATAGACTTTAGCCCTTCTTACACAAGAGCTTTACTAATGAGTCTTTTCGCTTTTTATTTATTTAGTAAAAATATCAAAATTTTAAGTTTTAAATTTTTATTTTTAAGTATAGTATTTTGTATTGGCATTTTTCCAAAACTTCTTTTTAGTGTTGGATTTTTATTTTCTATTTTGGGAGTTTTTTATATTTATTTATATCTTCATCACTTCAAAGATCAATTTTCAAATTTCACTCACATTTTTTTACTAAATATTTGGACCTTTTTAGCAATGATTACTCCTGTATTATACTTTTTTCCTCTACTTAGCTTTCAGCAATTTTTAGCCATACCTTTAAGTTTAGCCTTTATAATATTTTATCCTTTGGTTTTAATCTTGCATATTTTTTCTTATGGAAATTTATTAGATTTATACTTAATGCATTTTTTTGAGTTTAAAATGCATGCGATTAATCTATCAATACCTTTTGTGTTTTATTTTATTTATTTAATTTTATCTTTAATCGCTATATTTAATAAATATTTAGCTCTTTTTATAGTTTCTCTTGGGTTTATTCCCTTTGTTTTCTTGATTTAA
- the cysK gene encoding cysteine synthase A, with amino-acid sequence MSVYNNILDCIGNTPIISLKEFAPNLYAKCEYFNPSHSIKDRAALEMIKQALEEGKINKETTIIEATSGNTGIALAMICASLKLKLVIAMPESMSIERRKMMSFFGAKLELTQASKGMQGALDRVNELLSEIPNSFMISQFENINNKNAHRKNTALEILKTLPDLDIFLAGFGTGGTISGVGEILKKHNPNIKIIALEPAASPLLSQNKAASHKIQGIGANFIPKILNQKIIDEIVCVSNEDAINTALELGKNGIMAGISSGANVFMARKIALENPDKKVLTMLNDTAERYLSTDLFANL; translated from the coding sequence ATGTCAGTTTATAATAATATCTTAGATTGTATAGGTAATACCCCGATTATCTCTTTAAAAGAATTTGCTCCAAATCTTTATGCTAAATGTGAGTATTTTAACCCAAGCCATTCTATAAAAGATAGAGCAGCTTTAGAGATGATAAAACAAGCTTTAGAAGAAGGTAAGATTAACAAAGAAACAACGATTATAGAAGCCACAAGTGGAAATACAGGCATAGCTTTGGCAATGATTTGTGCAAGTTTGAAATTAAAATTAGTCATCGCAATGCCTGAGTCTATGAGTATTGAGCGTAGAAAAATGATGAGTTTTTTTGGTGCAAAACTAGAGCTTACTCAAGCAAGCAAAGGTATGCAAGGAGCACTTGATAGAGTCAATGAGCTTTTGAGTGAAATTCCAAATTCATTTATGATAAGCCAATTTGAAAATATTAACAATAAAAATGCTCACAGAAAAAACACAGCTTTGGAAATTTTAAAAACTTTACCTGATCTTGATATTTTTTTGGCAGGTTTTGGTACGGGTGGGACTATTAGTGGGGTAGGAGAAATTTTAAAAAAACACAATCCTAATATCAAAATCATTGCTTTAGAGCCTGCAGCTTCTCCACTTTTAAGTCAAAACAAAGCTGCAAGTCATAAAATTCAAGGTATAGGAGCTAATTTTATCCCTAAAATTTTAAATCAAAAAATCATAGATGAGATAGTTTGTGTAAGCAATGAAGATGCTATAAATACAGCCTTAGAGCTAGGTAAAAATGGTATCATGGCAGGAATTTCAAGTGGGGCAAATGTTTTTATGGCTAGAAAAATTGCCTTAGAAAATCCTGACAAAAAAGTCTTGACTATGCTAAATGATACAGCCGAGAGGTATTTATCAACTGATTTATTCGCAAATTTATAA
- a CDS encoding ribonuclease BN, whose translation MNFKNLFKILLALRDKEILNYAAALSFYTILSLIPLLFLCFWVFTQIPSFEIYQEKIKNLIFTFLIPTQQDLITQYINTFLKNSVNLGLIGLLAMALTSLAFFSGYDYVINKLLEEDSKSLWHSISSYWTLATLTPLGLGVSFYISGFIQQTLDEFNIALNFFEVLPYVIIWALFFVSYSSSVSKKGDLKALLVSSFGASVIWYISKMVFVYYAVYNKTYLNVYGSFSVILFFFLWIYISWIIYLLGLKTYLFLNQENKGNKPKRNYKKS comes from the coding sequence ATGAATTTTAAAAACTTATTTAAAATTCTTTTAGCTTTAAGAGATAAAGAAATTTTAAATTATGCAGCAGCTTTAAGTTTTTATACGATTTTGTCGTTAATACCACTTTTATTTTTATGCTTTTGGGTTTTTACGCAAATTCCGAGTTTTGAAATTTATCAAGAAAAAATTAAAAATTTAATTTTCACTTTTTTGATTCCAACACAGCAAGATTTGATTACACAATACATCAACACTTTTTTAAAAAACAGTGTCAACTTAGGGCTGATCGGGCTTTTGGCTATGGCATTGACATCGTTGGCGTTTTTTTCAGGTTATGATTATGTGATTAATAAGCTTTTAGAGGAAGATTCAAAAAGTCTTTGGCATAGTATTAGTTCTTATTGGACTTTGGCAACTTTAACTCCACTTGGGCTTGGAGTGAGTTTTTATATCTCAGGTTTTATACAACAAACTTTAGATGAATTTAATATTGCTTTGAATTTTTTTGAGGTATTGCCTTATGTGATTATCTGGGCTTTATTTTTTGTATCTTATTCAAGTTCGGTTAGCAAGAAAGGGGATTTAAAAGCTTTGCTTGTTAGCTCTTTTGGTGCTTCTGTGATTTGGTATATTTCTAAAATGGTGTTTGTTTATTATGCGGTGTATAATAAGACTTATTTAAATGTGTATGGTTCTTTCTCGGTGATTTTATTTTTCTTTTTGTGGATTTATATTTCTTGGATTATTTATCTTTTAGGCTTAAAAACATATTTGTTTTTAAATCAAGAAAACAAAGGGAATAAACCCAAGAGAAACTATAAAAAGAGCTAA
- the tpx gene encoding thiol peroxidase — protein sequence MSSIKYKDQNIELAGVELEVGDNAPRVTLRTKNLAPVEIAPPGKTQILLTFPSLDTQVCSKQAKETNKRLTSMKNIEVIIISMDLPFAMDRFCATEGIDNITTASDFAFKDFGTNYGVLINNSIFAGLARAAFVVKDRKIVYKQLVEELMGKIDFKDLELFMHRNYGYPLN from the coding sequence ATGTCAAGTATTAAATACAAAGATCAAAACATAGAACTTGCAGGAGTTGAACTAGAAGTTGGCGATAATGCTCCAAGAGTAACTCTAAGAACCAAAAACCTAGCTCCAGTAGAAATAGCACCACCTGGTAAAACTCAAATTTTATTAACCTTTCCTAGCTTAGACACTCAAGTATGCTCTAAACAAGCAAAAGAAACCAACAAAAGATTAACTTCTATGAAAAATATTGAAGTTATTATTATTAGTATGGATCTACCTTTTGCTATGGATCGTTTTTGTGCTACTGAAGGGATTGATAACATTACAACCGCAAGTGATTTTGCCTTTAAAGATTTTGGTACTAATTATGGAGTGTTAATAAATAATAGTATATTTGCAGGATTAGCAAGAGCAGCTTTTGTAGTCAAAGATAGAAAAATAGTATATAAACAACTCGTAGAAGAATTAATGGGGAAAATCGATTTTAAAGATTTAGAACTTTTTATGCATAGAAATTATGGTTATCCTTTGAATTAA
- a CDS encoding HU family DNA-binding protein, whose product MTKADFISQVAQTAGLTKKDATAATDAVIATITDVLAKGDSISFIGFGTFSVAERAAREARVPSTGATIKVPATKVAKFKVGKNLKDAVAAAKTAKKAKK is encoded by the coding sequence ATGACTAAAGCAGATTTTATTTCTCAAGTTGCTCAAACTGCTGGGCTAACTAAAAAAGATGCAACTGCAGCTACTGATGCAGTAATTGCTACTATTACTGATGTGTTAGCTAAAGGTGATAGCATTAGCTTTATCGGTTTTGGTACATTTTCTGTAGCTGAAAGAGCTGCTAGAGAAGCTAGAGTGCCAAGCACTGGTGCTACTATCAAAGTACCTGCTACTAAAGTTGCTAAATTTAAAGTAGGTAAAAACCTTAAAGACGCAGTTGCTGCTGCTAAAACTGCTAAAAAAGCTAAAAAATAA
- a CDS encoding M23 family metallopeptidase: protein MKKIFITLLISMKLFAISSIEELSWENGKTLLDFLQDHTIPLNLYYNLDAEDKELSAEIASGIKYQMLKDEQGELEQVLIPISDDLQIHIYKNTDNKFVLSFTPISYTKEKRIIRVAINNSAYQDVYDESGSVTLARAMVRAFKNTVNFKNVRKGDSVVLIYEQKRRLGRLFGDINIHAALANIRGKEYSVFLYKDSYYNAQGKELENFFLTKPVKYTRISDRFTRARYHPILKRYRAHLGIDYAAPTGTPVKSAGDGVVSFVGTKGGYGKVVQVKHISGYMTLYAHLSRFAKIKRGQKVKQGQIIAYVGSTGMSTGPHLHFGLYLNNKAINPETIVKIPKSSLSGKNKEEFLKMVKEYENRLQSVDENYQNPPKEQNIENSMEL, encoded by the coding sequence ATGAAAAAAATTTTCATAACTTTACTTATTTCAATGAAGCTTTTTGCTATTTCAAGCATTGAAGAACTTTCTTGGGAAAATGGCAAAACTTTACTTGACTTTTTACAAGATCATACTATACCACTCAATTTATATTATAATCTTGATGCTGAAGACAAAGAGCTAAGCGCAGAAATTGCAAGTGGTATTAAATACCAAATGCTAAAAGATGAACAAGGCGAGCTTGAGCAAGTTTTAATCCCTATTAGTGATGATTTACAAATTCACATTTATAAAAATACGGATAATAAATTCGTATTAAGTTTCACGCCCATTTCTTACACTAAAGAAAAAAGAATCATTCGCGTAGCTATTAACAACTCAGCTTATCAGGATGTTTATGATGAAAGCGGTAGCGTAACCTTAGCAAGAGCCATGGTAAGAGCTTTTAAAAATACCGTTAATTTTAAGAATGTTAGAAAAGGCGATAGTGTTGTTTTGATTTATGAGCAAAAAAGAAGACTAGGAAGACTTTTTGGTGATATCAACATCCACGCAGCTTTAGCTAACATCAGAGGCAAAGAGTATTCTGTATTTTTATATAAAGATTCCTATTATAATGCCCAAGGAAAAGAACTTGAAAATTTCTTTTTAACTAAACCTGTTAAATATACAAGAATTTCAGATCGCTTCACTAGAGCAAGATATCACCCTATACTAAAACGCTATAGAGCACACTTAGGCATTGACTATGCTGCTCCAACAGGCACTCCGGTTAAAAGCGCGGGAGATGGGGTTGTAAGTTTTGTTGGAACCAAAGGTGGTTATGGTAAGGTTGTACAGGTAAAACATATATCAGGCTATATGACCCTATATGCTCATCTTAGCCGTTTTGCAAAAATCAAGCGTGGTCAAAAAGTTAAACAAGGCCAAATAATTGCTTATGTAGGCTCTACTGGTATGAGTACTGGCCCACATTTGCATTTTGGACTTTATCTCAATAATAAAGCAATCAATCCTGAAACCATAGTTAAAATTCCAAAATCAAGCCTAAGTGGAAAAAACAAAGAAGAATTTTTAAAAATGGTAAAAGAATATGAAAACCGTTTGCAAAGTGTAGATGAAAACTATCAAAATCCACCAAAAGAACAAAATATAGAAAATTCTATGGAGCTTTGA
- a CDS encoding gycolate oxidase, subunit GlcD-related protein, with product MQEIHQKFFQNLLGVENAHFDPIHKRAYSYDATKKHYLPDGVLFPRDENDISQILKYCNKNKIIVIPRGSGSGFTGGSLAINGGVVLSFEKHMNKILEIDLENLVAVVQPGVINMVLQEKIKEYGLFYPPDPASMEYSSLGGNVSENAGGMRAAKYGITKDYVMALRAVLPNGEIIRAGKKTIKDVAGYNLAGILIASEGSLAVLSEITLKLVALPKFKKTAMGIFNSIDEAMNAVYKTLAKGVTPVSMEFLDQLSIQALEQKFQKGLPMDAGAILIADVDGNVEEAIEADLKILQESFYESGVREFKIAKNEQEAADIWFARRNCSQSIAMYGNLKLNEDITVPRSKLPELLKGISEISKKYGFKIPCFGHTGDGNVHTNVMVSDKNNPELVKKGYEAVEEVFKLTVSLGGTLSGEHGIGISKAPFMKLAFNEAEMELMRNIKKAFDPNNILNPFKMGL from the coding sequence ATGCAAGAAATTCACCAAAAATTTTTTCAAAATCTTTTAGGGGTTGAAAACGCACACTTTGATCCTATTCATAAAAGAGCGTATAGTTATGATGCTACCAAAAAGCATTATTTGCCCGATGGGGTACTTTTTCCAAGAGACGAAAATGATATTAGTCAAATTTTAAAATATTGCAATAAAAATAAAATCATAGTGATCCCTAGAGGCTCGGGTAGTGGTTTTACGGGTGGAAGTTTGGCTATTAATGGCGGAGTAGTGCTAAGTTTTGAAAAGCATATGAATAAAATTTTAGAAATTGATCTTGAAAATTTAGTCGCAGTAGTGCAACCTGGTGTGATTAATATGGTTTTGCAAGAAAAGATAAAAGAGTATGGTTTATTTTATCCACCTGATCCTGCGAGCATGGAATATTCTTCTTTAGGGGGAAATGTAAGTGAAAATGCAGGTGGTATGAGGGCTGCTAAGTATGGTATCACCAAAGATTATGTGATGGCTTTAAGGGCGGTTTTACCTAATGGGGAAATTATTAGAGCGGGTAAAAAAACCATAAAAGATGTGGCAGGATATAATCTTGCTGGAATTTTAATCGCAAGTGAAGGTTCTTTGGCTGTACTTAGTGAGATTACTTTAAAGTTAGTCGCTTTGCCAAAATTTAAAAAAACCGCAATGGGAATTTTTAATAGCATTGATGAAGCTATGAATGCGGTTTATAAAACCTTAGCTAAAGGTGTTACGCCTGTTTCTATGGAATTTTTAGATCAACTTAGCATACAAGCATTAGAGCAAAAATTTCAAAAAGGCTTGCCAATGGATGCGGGTGCGATTTTGATTGCTGATGTAGATGGTAATGTGGAAGAAGCCATAGAAGCAGATCTTAAAATCCTACAAGAAAGTTTTTATGAATCAGGTGTAAGAGAATTTAAAATAGCAAAAAATGAGCAAGAAGCAGCTGATATTTGGTTTGCTAGAAGAAACTGTTCTCAAAGTATAGCAATGTATGGCAATTTAAAACTTAATGAAGATATTACAGTGCCGCGTTCAAAGCTACCAGAGCTTTTAAAAGGCATAAGCGAAATTTCTAAAAAATATGGTTTTAAAATTCCTTGTTTTGGGCATACTGGTGATGGAAATGTGCATACAAATGTTATGGTAAGTGATAAAAACAATCCTGAATTAGTTAAAAAAGGCTATGAAGCTGTGGAGGAAGTTTTTAAGCTTACGGTTTCTTTGGGTGGGACTTTAAGTGGAGAGCATGGCATAGGAATTTCAAAAGCTCCTTTTATGAAGCTAGCTTTTAATGAAGCTGAAATGGAGCTAATGAGAAATATCAAAAAAGCATTTGATCCAAATAATATACTCAACCCTTTTAAAATGGGACTTTGA
- a CDS encoding plasminogen-binding N-terminal domain-containing protein has product MILLLCCFLAFLQAKNFDLIQTKLEKVDDIYGYIKDDPRILLYSSGIVVHEIDTQKSIIARVGVIGRENGLVKLQFKVFDMLAQDAMPLPSVLPQVGDKIVLNYLYDRALIIAPDKSVYDFIAQKLNGIYFLHPDLFGAHMIQEYRQTPRRSDFRSFCSKNAVGLLVVALEKRAEVIDCQDFGKIEEISIPSAKSLQIPFYSRITGYKSDIFSLNDEAIGNYYVYYEKLISLTREK; this is encoded by the coding sequence ATTATTTTATTGCTTTGTTGTTTTTTAGCATTTTTGCAAGCTAAAAATTTTGATTTGATACAAACAAAACTTGAAAAAGTTGATGATATTTACGGCTATATAAAAGATGATCCTAGAATTTTATTATATTCAAGCGGTATTGTGGTGCATGAGATTGATACGCAAAAATCTATCATTGCAAGAGTGGGTGTGATTGGGCGTGAAAATGGCTTAGTTAAATTACAGTTTAAAGTTTTTGATATGCTAGCTCAAGATGCTATGCCCTTACCAAGTGTATTGCCGCAAGTAGGCGATAAAATAGTTTTAAATTATTTATACGATAGAGCTTTGATTATAGCTCCTGATAAAAGTGTGTATGATTTTATAGCACAAAAATTAAATGGAATTTATTTTTTACACCCTGATTTATTTGGTGCGCATATGATACAAGAATACCGTCAAACACCAAGAAGATCAGATTTTAGATCTTTTTGTTCTAAAAATGCAGTAGGACTTTTGGTAGTGGCTTTGGAAAAAAGAGCTGAAGTGATCGATTGTCAAGATTTTGGCAAGATTGAAGAAATTAGCATTCCATCAGCAAAAAGTTTACAGATACCATTTTACTCAAGAATCACAGGCTATAAAAGTGATATTTTTAGTTTAAACGATGAGGCAATTGGAAATTATTATGTATATTATGAAAAATTAATTAGCTTAACTAGAGAAAAATAA
- a CDS encoding replicative DNA helicase, which produces MSQNNEHFDLDLERAILSSCIYSEDSFFSISSDIEVNDFSLKAHQDIYKAILACVNAGEPISASFIRKHKKIDEQILAEVLATTSIADVSKYAYELREKSIRRQLLNFAYTIPSRVNEDKSISQISDEIGKEIFNLTNRVNSNNIKDMTMVMSELMDEFKKQKEAENKDILGLDTGFSELNKMTKGFKPGDLVIIAARPGMGKTTICLNFIEKTLRQNKGVVMFSLEMPATQIMQRLISAKTSIPLQKILIADLNDDEWSRVGDACNEYAQKNLYIYDSGYASIADIRSILRKIKAQDENIELCVVDYIGLMMSNSAFNDRHLQVSEISRGLKLLARELNMPVVALSQLNRSLESRANKRPMLSDLRESGAIEQDADTILFVYRDEVYREQEEKERENKAKNEGKTYERKFMSNPVQEKAELIIGKNRNGPVGHVDLLFLKEKSCFIEAPKEDFMVTNFEG; this is translated from the coding sequence ATGAGTCAAAATAATGAACATTTTGATTTAGATCTTGAAAGGGCGATTTTGAGTTCTTGTATATATAGTGAAGATTCTTTTTTTAGTATTTCTTCTGATATTGAAGTTAATGATTTTTCACTCAAAGCTCATCAAGATATTTACAAAGCGATTTTAGCTTGTGTGAATGCAGGTGAGCCAATAAGTGCAAGTTTTATAAGAAAACATAAAAAAATAGATGAGCAGATTTTAGCTGAAGTTTTAGCCACTACTTCCATAGCAGATGTGAGTAAATACGCATATGAATTAAGAGAAAAATCCATTAGGCGTCAGCTTTTAAATTTTGCTTATACTATACCTTCAAGGGTAAATGAAGATAAAAGTATTTCTCAAATTTCAGATGAAATAGGCAAAGAAATTTTCAATCTTACTAACCGTGTAAATAGCAATAATATTAAAGATATGACTATGGTTATGTCTGAACTTATGGATGAGTTTAAAAAGCAAAAAGAGGCTGAAAATAAAGATATTCTAGGACTTGATACAGGCTTTAGTGAGCTTAATAAAATGACAAAAGGCTTTAAACCCGGCGATCTTGTAATCATCGCAGCACGTCCAGGTATGGGAAAAACTACAATTTGTTTAAATTTTATAGAAAAAACGTTAAGGCAAAATAAAGGTGTTGTGATGTTTTCACTAGAAATGCCTGCTACGCAAATCATGCAAAGATTAATCAGTGCAAAAACTTCCATTCCTTTGCAAAAAATTCTCATTGCAGATTTAAACGATGATGAGTGGAGTAGGGTGGGTGATGCTTGTAATGAATATGCGCAAAAAAATCTTTATATTTACGATAGCGGCTATGCTAGCATAGCAGATATTCGTTCGATTTTACGCAAAATTAAAGCTCAAGATGAAAATATTGAGCTTTGCGTAGTTGATTATATCGGTCTTATGATGAGTAATTCAGCTTTCAATGATAGACATTTACAAGTGAGTGAAATTTCAAGAGGTTTGAAACTTTTAGCAAGAGAATTAAATATGCCAGTGGTTGCGCTTTCGCAATTAAATCGTTCATTAGAAAGTAGAGCTAACAAGCGTCCTATGCTTAGCGATCTGAGAGAAAGTGGTGCTATCGAGCAAGATGCAGACACGATTTTATTTGTATATAGAGATGAGGTTTATAGAGAGCAAGAAGAAAAAGAAAGAGAAAATAAAGCCAAAAATGAAGGCAAGACTTATGAGAGGAAATTTATGTCAAACCCTGTGCAAGAAAAAGCTGAGCTTATTATAGGTAAAAATAGAAATGGCCCTGTGGGACACGTGGATTTGCTTTTTTTAAAAGAAAAATCGTGCTTTATTGAAGCTCCAAAAGAAGATTTTATGGTTACAAACTTTGAAGGTTAA